The genome window GCACAAACGTGGGCACCATGAGGACCGGGAAGGGGATCATCATGGTGGCCAGGGTGAGCTTAAAGACGAGGTCGCGGCCGGGCCAGCGAAGCCGTGCAAAACCGTAGGCCACTAAGGCATTGGAAAAGACGGTGCCGCTGACCACAAGGATTTCAAGAATGAGGGTGTTGCGACCATAAATAAGAAAGGGGATATAGTGTAGCTGATTGCTCTCGTAGGTGAAGGCAGCGACATAGTTTTGCCATTCAATAGGATGTGGGATCCATATGGGAGGCATATGCATGGTCTGATCGATCGGCTTCAGCGACGTTGAGATCATCCAGAGCAGAGGAAAGGCGAATACAAAGGAAAGCGTAATGAGCACCGCATGTATGAGAAGGGAGGTTAGGAAACGTTTTTTGTGCATGGCGAATGACGTTCTCCGTGTATTAAACAGGTTTTGATTTGGGTGCATCGAGAATTTCGCGCACTCTGCGGGCTAGGGTAGAGGGCGTAAAAGGTTTTTGTAAGAAAGCAGTGCCCTCATGGACGAGGTTTTGCACTTTTGTGTGTTCTTCCGTATAGCCGGAAATGTAGAGTACCGGCAGGTTGGGTCGGATGCGATGAGCTTGAGCCACAAGTTCTAATCCGCTCTTTTGGGGCATGACCACATCGGTTATAAGAAGATCAATGGGTTTTGGGTATTTTGCGAGAATTTCCAGAGCTTCGTCGGGACTTTCTGCCGTGAGGAGATGATAGCCCTTGCGCGTTAAAGAGAGCGTTAACGTTTGTAGCACAAGCGGCTCGTCTTCGACAAGCAGAATCGTCTCATTTCCGCTTGGGGATGAGGAGGAAACAGGAGCAGGTTGTACGTCCGACTCCTCATAGCTGCGCGGTAGAAAGATATGAAAGGCAGCTCCTTCCTGCAGGGCGCTATCTGCAGCGATATATCCGCCCGCTTGCCGAATGATGCCATAGCAAGTAGATAGCCCCAGCCCGGTTCCCTTGCCGACCTCTTTTGTGGTAAAGAAAGGCTCAAAGATACGTGCAAGCACATCGGCACTCATTCCCTCACCGTCATCGCGGAATAGAATGTAGACGTACTCCCCAGGCGGAATCACCGTCTGAGCGAAGGTAAGCGTTTCAGAGACGGTTCTATTGTGAGTCTCGATGAGAATATGCCCTCCATGAGGCATGGCGTCACGCGAGTTGACCGCCAGATTCATGAGCACCTGTTCCATTTGACTCCGATCCGCTTTGACCGTCCAGAGGTTATTGCTGGGGCGAAAAGTCAGTTCGATGTCTTCCCCAATAATGCGGCGCAGGAGCTGCCCGATGTCTACAATGAGACGATTGATGTCGAGATTTTGCGGACGCGTGATCTGTTTTCTAGCGAATGCGAGGAGTTGGGAGGTAAGTTGCTTTGCACGTTCGGCAGCTTGCTGGGCATGGTGCAGATGCGTTTGCGCCTGGGCATCGGATTGAATGTGATCTTCTAAAAGCTCCAGGTAGCCCACGATGGCAGCGAGCAGGTTATTGAAGTCATGTGCGATGCCACCAGCAAGTCTACCGATGCTTTCCATTTTTTGTGCCTGAAGCAGTTGTGTCTCAAGGCGTCTACGTTCGGTGACGTCGCGGGCTAGAACAATACGCGCTTCCCTACCGGCATAGTTGGTATCATGTGAGGTAATCTCGACCTCGAAGATGGTGCCGTCTTTCCGTTTATGCCTCCAAAGAGTAGGAGGAGAATAACCGGCTTTCAGGTGAGCAAGGCGTTCTTCTAATGCCTCCCAATCTTCCGGCGGGCGAATATCACGGATGGTCATTTTAAGGAATTCGTCTCGGCTATATCCATAATGCGCGATCGCGGCATCGCTTACATCGAGGAACTGGAGGGTGTGGATGTCGAAGACCCAGACGGGGTCTGGGATGCTACGAAATAGGGAACGGTAGCGTTCTTCGCTCTCTTGGAGAGAGAGTTGAATTTGCAGGCGAGTATAGAGATGGCCAAGTGTAGAGGCGTAGAGGCGAAGAAGCTCTAGACGCTGCGGGGTAAAGTGTTGTCCAGAAAGTAGGTTATCGGCGCTTAGAAAGCCAATACAGCGGTTATGATTCCAGACGGAGGCAAAAACCAAAGTTCCATGACCTACTGGCTCCCCAAGAGCGTTACAGAGCGTGGAATTTTCGATGACGGCGATGGCTTGGGGGCTATGCTGTATTTGATGCAAAGCGTCGAGGGCTGGAAGAGGGCGTTGAACCGATCGCTCATCCACGGTTTTGCCCCCTTCATCTGTACCAAAGGTGCCTTTAATAAAGTTCTCTTTTAGGCACCAGATACCAAGCCTATCAAAGCCGAGCCGTTCTCGTCCTAACTCCACAGCAAGTTTATAGAAGGTCTCTTTGTCAGGGGCAAGGGCAAGTTGATAGGTAATCTCTTGAAGTGCGGTAAGTTTCTGAGTAAAAAGGCGATCCTCTTCATGGGCGCGTTGCAGAAGCTCCTCCACGCGTTTTCGGTCGTTGATGTCACGAAAATAGACCGAAAGCCCGTGGACGTAAGGATAGGCGTGGACTTCAAACCAGGTCTCTAAAGGCGGATAGAACTCTTCAAAAGCAACAGAGCATCTCTCTTCAATCGCCCGATGATATTGCACATAAAATGTGGAACCCACTGCCTCGGGAAAGACTTCCCATATATTTTGCCCCAGTAACTCTTGTCGCGAACGACGAAGTAGCTTTTCGGCGTTACTATTGACGTACACAAAGCGCCAGTTCGTATCCAAGGCAAAGAAAGCATCGGTGATACTTGCTAAAATAGCCTGGGCTTGCAGGCCATCTTTGTCTAAGAAGCCTTCCAAGGTTGGATTAGTCGCGAAGGTATCAGAAGCTTGTTGTTCGCTCATCTATCGCAAACTCCTTAATTGCCGCCATAATGCACATGACGTTCGCTAAATTTAAGGGCGGCAAGGGTTAAAATGAGGATCACAACAAACAGTATCCAACCCATGGCACAGGCGTAGCCCATTTTATGGTAGATGAAGGCGTTATCGAAAAGGTACATGGCATAGAAATAGATGGAGCGTGCCGGTGCGCCCTGAGGTGAGATGACGTAGGGTACCGTAAAGATTTGAAGGGTACCGATAATGCCCATGATGACGTTGAAGAGGATGACGGGGGAGATCATGGGAAGGGTAACATGGAGCGTTTTGGCCCACCAGCCCGCTCCATCGAGGTCAGCAGCCTCGTAGAGTTGTCGGGGCACATCCTGCAGTCCGGCCAAGTAGATTACCATAGCGTTGCCGACACCCCATGCCGAAAGCACGACGAGAGCCGTTTTTGACCAGGCCGGATCGCCCAGCCAGTTAGGGCCTTTAATGCCAAGATCCTGCAAGAAGGCGTTGAGGATGCCGTACTGTCCGTTAAATATCCATTGCCAGAGAATGGCGAGAGCCACCATGGGAACAAGGGAAGGAATGAAGAAAATAGTTCGGTAAAAGGCCATCCCGCGCACCTTTGTATTTAGTAGCAGGGCCAACGAGAGCGCCACCAAAGCGCTGATGGGCAACGCCCAGAGAGTATAGACGACAGTGTTTTGAACCGTTTGCCAGAAAATAGCGTCGTGGACGAGGTCACGATAGTTAGCGAGCCCGATGAAGACGGGCGGATAGAGAACGGAGTAGTCGCAGAAGCTGAAGTAGATAGAGGCGACCACCGGGTAGAGCAGGAAGGCAGTGAACCCAATGAACCATGGAAGAACGAAGAGGAGCGCAGTGCGCGTTTCGCGTCGGCTCTGTTTCATTGGTTAGCTCCTTGCGTAGGGAGAGTCTGATCCTCGTGCATGACCTGTTGACGTAGATGTAGGCGTCGCAGGTATTCATCTAACTTCGGTTGCATCTCTTTTTGCACCTCTTCGAGGGCTTGTTCGGGTGTTTTTTCCATGAGTGTTACCTCATCTATCGCATTAGAGAGGGCGCTACTATACTCAGGCCATATGCCCATTTTGGGCGGTGTGATCACGTTTTTACTATAGGCTAGCCTCACGAACAACTTGATATAGGGGTTAGGGTGAGTCGCATAAAACTGGGGGTCTACGTGGCGCAGCGGAGAGAACTTTCTTTGAAGGCCGCACAGCATTTCGCTGCCCTTACGCGATTCGATGAACCGAATAAAGGCGAAAGCGGCGTTCGGATGTTTTGCCCCATGCGGGATCACTAAGACGTCCTCGTCGGCCACAGAGGTATTGGCCAGATCCGGCCGGTCAGCAGGATAAGGGAAAGGCACAACGCCCCATATGCGTTTCGGTTTTTCCATTTGAGGCGCGAAGCGACTAATAAAGTTATACATCCATACGCCCTGAAGCTCCATGGCGACCTTGCCATCGAGGAAGCCGTTTTGAGGGGAAGAAAAAGTTCCTAGGCCACTTCGGAAGGACTGCAAATTGCCCGGCCCATATTTTTGGGAGTAAGATTGTATCCACTGATAAGCCCGGATATTACCGGGATCGGTGGCCGTGATTTTATCGCTTCCATTCCACAGTTTGCCGCCAAAGAAATAGCCCCACGCCCAGTTCCACCATCCTGGCTCTGTGGGTAGAAAACCGACTTTCTGTATATTGCCGTTGGCATCACGAGTGGTGATCTTGGCGGCATCGGCATCCAGTTCTTCGATTGTTTTCGGTGGGTGAGTGATACCGGCGGCAAGTAGCATGGCCATGTTGTAGTGCAGAGCGGTGGTAGCAGGTGTGCTTGGAAGTGCGTATTGATGGCCGTGATAGTGCCCCATATCCCAAAACACGGGGATAAAGTGGTTGCGGTCTAGCCCATAGCGTTTGCAGTAGCTATCGAGGGGAATAATCGCGTTATCGTCGGCATATTGGGCCACATTGGGGCCGTAGAGGCCGGCTACGTCGGGCGGGTCTCCTCCGGCGATGGCAAGAAGGGTTTTGTTCTCAATGCCGCTGACGGTGAGGAGATCTACATGAATGCGATTTTGAGAGCGGTTAAACGCTTCGACCGTCTTGCGGATGGCATCGCCTTCGAAGTCCGTCCATTTTTCCCAGTAGATAACGTGGATTTTGCCATCGTGATAGGTAGGGTGCGCGATCATCTCGCTATAGATAGCTGTCGCGATAATCAGGACGGCTATCATGGGAAGGCCGAGTCGGTTCAGCGGCAGGGGCGAACGTTTCAACAGAAAAGCGCTCCTTGCAGAGTTTCGAACATTATGCTCTATTGTACCCTCTGCGCACGAAGAATCGAGCAAGCTGTACGTTTGTGTGCGCCACCTGTGTCACAATGTTTAGGATGTTTTGCAGGGGAGGGACGCGATGCAGCAAGTTGCGAGCCTAGTGACGCCAGATGAACGTTTTTGGGCCGATGTAGCTGCCATTGAAAAGGCCTCGACCGGGGTGCTCTGTTTTGCTGCAGAGGATTTACAGACACGGAAGGTCGTGCAACACAACGCGGAGCATAAATGCCGTACGGCCAGCGTTATCAAGCTGCCTATTCTAGTGCATGTTGGTTTAGAGGTCGCGGAGGGCCGACGGGCGTGGGAGGAACCTTTGGTGCTGACCGATGAGGAAAAGGTGCCTGGGTCGGGCATCCTCTCGCAACTGACGGCAGGCCTACAGCTTACTTTGCGCGACGTGTGCGTACTGATGATCGTTCTTTCCGATAACACCGCCACAAATATGATTATCGAGCATATTGGCGGGGTGAACCCTATTAATGCACGGATGAGAGCGCTTGGGTTGGAGACAACCACCTGCTTTCGCAAGGTGTATGCCAGAGATGCCCTTCCCAATCCCTATGGCTTAGGCGTGACAACGCCACGGGAGATGTTGCAACTTCTTGAGATGATCGCAACCGGTAGCTTGGGCAGTGAGGCCCTATGTGAAGAGTTTTTAGCTATTCTCTCCAAGCAGCACTATCGCGATTGCATCCCGCGCTATCTGCCGGAGGAGTGGCGTTATGCTGGCAAGACAGGTTCGATTGATGAGGCTCGCAACGACGTCGGCATCGTTACCGATGCAGTAGGAAATAGGTTCGCACTGGCGCTGTTCTGTCAGGAGCTGCAGGTGGTGTGTTGGACGGCGGATAATCCGGGTGAAATCGCTTTGGCTCAGCTTGCAAAACGGCTTCTTTTAGAGTAGCGGAGCAGGGATGCAGGACCAGCACGGGCGCAATGCCTTTGCCCTTCCCTTTGGCTAGGTTGGCGGATAGGATCGCGGCTAGCCCCATTGCAGTTGGGCTGCTGTAAACCGGCCGTACGATTCGGAGGCAGGTCCGAATGCGCGCCAGACCAAAGCTGGCGTCTTTAGGCGCGCGATCGTTTACGGCTCTGATGTGATTTTCGATTCTGGGTTGGGTTCGACGTGCCAGGGCGTGTCTTCGATGGGCGTGTTCTGAGGTGGAGGCGGCATAAGCGCATAGCGTGCAAGCAGAAGGCAGGTGGCGCGCGTTACCAGTTGTAGCGGGAGCGCGGGGTAGAGCAGGATCCAAGCAATACCGGTGAGAAAGCAGAGCAGCACGAGCAGTGCGGTGATACAAAGAAGGCCTAGAGTATAGAGCGGATTCCCCAGGGTAAGAAAAAAGGAGCGACGAATAGCGGCCAAAGCTCCACGGCGCGCCCGCCGGTTTTCTTCGTCAAAAACCCCGTTCTCCTGTAAAACCAGCAGTGGGTATTGGTAGAGCAGAAGCAGTGACCAGCAAAGGAGGATGTAAGCCCAAAAGAGGGGGAGGAGGGTACCGAAAGGATGATGCCTGTAAGTATAAAAAAGGAGGTTTGCAAGCAACCCGAAGGTAATGACCAGCTGAATGAGGCCAAGGCGCATGGCTGGCCAGTAGTGTTGACGAAAGCCCTGAAGCAGATAAGCCCAGGATACCGAGCGCCCCGTGCAAATTCGGTAGGCGACAAAACAGTAGGCCGTGAAAAAGGGCGGAAAAATGGGTAGTGTCAGCAGGATAAGCAGAAAATAGCTCGCATGAGGGGGGCTGTGAAAAAGCTTTATGGCGCTGAGAGGAACAGAGATGAGCAGAGGGATTAGCAGACTGTGGAGCAGGCTGAAGGATATGGCCAAGCCAAGATGATCCCAAAAATCGCGCAGAGTAAGGCGCAACACCTGAAAAAGCGTGGGTCTGAAAGGGCTTTGCGTGGCAGAGTCGCTCATTGTGGACTTCATCTGTTCCTTTTTGTGCGTGTTTCTCTTGACAGTAACCTCTTTTCATTGTATCATATATACGAAGGGTGACAGGTGTTAGATATAAAGTAGAGAAAAGGTGACAGAAAACTATGGGGGTTACGATTCGCGAGCTGGCAGAAGCAAGTGGGGTGGCGCCATCCACCGTATCATATGTTATCAACAACGGCCCACGCCGTATAAGCGCTCGTACACGAGCGCGGGTAGAAGAGGCCATGCGTCGTCTCAACTACACTCCCAACGCACTGGCGCGTGGATTAGTGCAGAAACGCATTCATACCATTGGGGTCGTCTTCACACACTACGATCACCTCGTGCCAAATCTGTATTTTATGACGGTGTTGCAAGGCATTCTAGGGGCAACGATGGAGCGTAACCAGAACGTGTTGTTGTTTACGGACAATTTAGAGTGTGACGTTACTAAGAACCTGATGCGTTGGTGCGATGGACGCTGTGATGGCCTTGTGATTGTCGCATTACCGCACAACCCAACGGTAATAGATGAGTTGCTTGCACGCGAGGTACCCTTTGTGCTAGTAAACTACATGACAGACCGCAAGGATGTCACCTGCATAGATGTAGACAATGTGTCAGCCGCTCACCGGGCAGTTAACTATCTTATCGAGATGGGACATAAAAAGATCGCCATTTTTTGTGGTCATGATAGTACGGACAGCACCCACGAGCGATTGACTGGTTATCGTCAAGCCCTCATGGAGGCTGGTCTCCCTATTTGCGAAAAATGGATATTCCCAGGCAAATATTTTGAGGAGTTTGGGTACCATCAGGCGGAGAGGCTACTGGCTCTGCCCCAAGCGGAGCGGCCAACAGCCGTCTTCTGCTCAAACGATGAGTTGGCGATTGGAGCGCTGAAAGCGTTTGCTGAGCATGGAGTAAAGGTACCTGAAGAGATATCGCTTATTGGCTTTGATGACATTATTACGGCATCAACCATCCAACCCCCGCTTACCACGATGCGGCAGCCGCTAGTCGAGATAGGAGCACGAGCTACGGAGCTGTTATTGGAACAGATCGAACACAAACGCGCCCCCGGCATCAAAGAGCTTATGCCAACGGAGCTCGTGATTCGGGGGACCGTGGCAGAGCCGCCCTGTCGTTAGTAATAATAACCTTATTGTAGCACAAGCCTCTCCTGGTGGTGCTAAGAGCTGTAACCCTTTAGTAGACAGTGGCCATTATCTGCGCTATAATGCCTGTTCATGAATGGAATAGCGCGAATGTGGCTGCTGTTAGAAAAGCCTCCTGACCTAGGAAGGCAATGGTAAACAAAAAACCATTTTTCAGATAACCCCCGTCTTTCTTTTGCCTCCCTGTAGGCTGCAACAGCTGTTCCGACTCGTCAGGCCCAACGGGGCGATAGGCATCGGCATTGATGAACCATATCCTTGTTGCCTAAGCTTAAAGGAAATTAAAGGAAATCATCCGAAATTATTCTCAGGCACTCTTGGGAGAAGATTTCACGCGACGACCAGGCCTTTCTGATAAAGGTCGAACAGACTCCTGCGCATGCGCAGCCGGCGCTCTCGGAATTTGCCGATGGTAATTTGCAAAAGGCCATAGATGGCCAGCCGTCCCTAGAAGTAACAAGACCTGGAGGATTCGGAAGGTGATCAAAGTGAAACGGGTCTATGAGCCAGAAGAACCAGATGACGGAAAGCGCTATCTGGTAGAGCGGTTGTGGCCGAGAGGGATGAAACGGGAAGCGCTGCACATCTACGAGTGGTTAAAAGAGTTAGCCCCGTCGCCTGAGTTGCGACGGTGGTTTGGGCATGATCCATCGAAGTGGCCGGAGTTTCAGCAGCGTTATCGTGCCGAGCTCGCGCGGGCCGAGGCTTCCCTCCTGCAAGAGTTAGTTAAAGAGGCTCGCCAGGGGAATGTGACCTTGCTCTATAGTGCGCGCGATACGGAACATAACAGCGCGCTTGTACTAAAATCCTTTTTAGAGGAGCAGCTTCGAAGGGGGGATTGACAGAGGGCGCGAAAAAATGTCTTAATCTGTTATCCTCGATGCAAGAAAGCGGCTTCTCAGAAGTTAGCTCTGAAGGCTTATGATCGAACTCCGCAATGTATCGGTGATCTATCCGGAAGGAGTTCCCGCGTTATCACACATCAATTTCTGTGTGAAACGGGGAGAGTTCGTTTTTGTGGTAGGACCGAGCGGTGCAGGTAAATCCACATTGCTAAAGCTGCTCTATCGAGCC of Chthonomonas calidirosea T49 contains these proteins:
- a CDS encoding serine hydrolase, translating into MQQVASLVTPDERFWADVAAIEKASTGVLCFAAEDLQTRKVVQHNAEHKCRTASVIKLPILVHVGLEVAEGRRAWEEPLVLTDEEKVPGSGILSQLTAGLQLTLRDVCVLMIVLSDNTATNMIIEHIGGVNPINARMRALGLETTTCFRKVYARDALPNPYGLGVTTPREMLQLLEMIATGSLGSEALCEEFLAILSKQHYRDCIPRYLPEEWRYAGKTGSIDEARNDVGIVTDAVGNRFALALFCQELQVVCWTADNPGEIALAQLAKRLLLE
- a CDS encoding ABC transporter substrate-binding protein — its product is MKRSPLPLNRLGLPMIAVLIIATAIYSEMIAHPTYHDGKIHVIYWEKWTDFEGDAIRKTVEAFNRSQNRIHVDLLTVSGIENKTLLAIAGGDPPDVAGLYGPNVAQYADDNAIIPLDSYCKRYGLDRNHFIPVFWDMGHYHGHQYALPSTPATTALHYNMAMLLAAGITHPPKTIEELDADAAKITTRDANGNIQKVGFLPTEPGWWNWAWGYFFGGKLWNGSDKITATDPGNIRAYQWIQSYSQKYGPGNLQSFRSGLGTFSSPQNGFLDGKVAMELQGVWMYNFISRFAPQMEKPKRIWGVVPFPYPADRPDLANTSVADEDVLVIPHGAKHPNAAFAFIRFIESRKGSEMLCGLQRKFSPLRHVDPQFYATHPNPYIKLFVRLAYSKNVITPPKMGIWPEYSSALSNAIDEVTLMEKTPEQALEEVQKEMQPKLDEYLRRLHLRQQVMHEDQTLPTQGANQ
- a CDS encoding carbohydrate ABC transporter permease, with the translated sequence MKQSRRETRTALLFVLPWFIGFTAFLLYPVVASIYFSFCDYSVLYPPVFIGLANYRDLVHDAIFWQTVQNTVVYTLWALPISALVALSLALLLNTKVRGMAFYRTIFFIPSLVPMVALAILWQWIFNGQYGILNAFLQDLGIKGPNWLGDPAWSKTALVVLSAWGVGNAMVIYLAGLQDVPRQLYEAADLDGAGWWAKTLHVTLPMISPVILFNVIMGIIGTLQIFTVPYVISPQGAPARSIYFYAMYLFDNAFIYHKMGYACAMGWILFVVILILTLAALKFSERHVHYGGN
- a CDS encoding DUF488 domain-containing protein, whose protein sequence is MIKVKRVYEPEEPDDGKRYLVERLWPRGMKREALHIYEWLKELAPSPELRRWFGHDPSKWPEFQQRYRAELARAEASLLQELVKEARQGNVTLLYSARDTEHNSALVLKSFLEEQLRRGD
- a CDS encoding PAS domain S-box protein, with the translated sequence MSEQQASDTFATNPTLEGFLDKDGLQAQAILASITDAFFALDTNWRFVYVNSNAEKLLRRSRQELLGQNIWEVFPEAVGSTFYVQYHRAIEERCSVAFEEFYPPLETWFEVHAYPYVHGLSVYFRDINDRKRVEELLQRAHEEDRLFTQKLTALQEITYQLALAPDKETFYKLAVELGRERLGFDRLGIWCLKENFIKGTFGTDEGGKTVDERSVQRPLPALDALHQIQHSPQAIAVIENSTLCNALGEPVGHGTLVFASVWNHNRCIGFLSADNLLSGQHFTPQRLELLRLYASTLGHLYTRLQIQLSLQESEERYRSLFRSIPDPVWVFDIHTLQFLDVSDAAIAHYGYSRDEFLKMTIRDIRPPEDWEALEERLAHLKAGYSPPTLWRHKRKDGTIFEVEITSHDTNYAGREARIVLARDVTERRRLETQLLQAQKMESIGRLAGGIAHDFNNLLAAIVGYLELLEDHIQSDAQAQTHLHHAQQAAERAKQLTSQLLAFARKQITRPQNLDINRLIVDIGQLLRRIIGEDIELTFRPSNNLWTVKADRSQMEQVLMNLAVNSRDAMPHGGHILIETHNRTVSETLTFAQTVIPPGEYVYILFRDDGEGMSADVLARIFEPFFTTKEVGKGTGLGLSTCYGIIRQAGGYIAADSALQEGAAFHIFLPRSYEESDVQPAPVSSSSPSGNETILLVEDEPLVLQTLTLSLTRKGYHLLTAESPDEALEILAKYPKPIDLLITDVVMPQKSGLELVAQAHRIRPNLPVLYISGYTEEHTKVQNLVHEGTAFLQKPFTPSTLARRVREILDAPKSKPV
- a CDS encoding LacI family DNA-binding transcriptional regulator; its protein translation is MGVTIRELAEASGVAPSTVSYVINNGPRRISARTRARVEEAMRRLNYTPNALARGLVQKRIHTIGVVFTHYDHLVPNLYFMTVLQGILGATMERNQNVLLFTDNLECDVTKNLMRWCDGRCDGLVIVALPHNPTVIDELLAREVPFVLVNYMTDRKDVTCIDVDNVSAAHRAVNYLIEMGHKKIAIFCGHDSTDSTHERLTGYRQALMEAGLPICEKWIFPGKYFEEFGYHQAERLLALPQAERPTAVFCSNDELAIGALKAFAEHGVKVPEEISLIGFDDIITASTIQPPLTTMRQPLVEIGARATELLLEQIEHKRAPGIKELMPTELVIRGTVAEPPCR